The genomic window ACATCCTTGAAATCGGCGTGCCTTTTTCCGACCCGACCGCCGACGGTCCCGCCATTCAGGCCGCCGGCCAGCGCGCGCTCAAGACCGGCGTGAACCTCCGGCAGATTCTGGATATGGCCGGAAAACTGCGCCGTTCGTTTGACAACCCGTTCATTCTTTTCAGCTACCTGAATCCGCTTTTTAGTTACGGTTATGAAAAAATATGCGCGGAGGCGGCCCGCAAAGGAATTGACGGATTACTGGTGGTGGATCTGCCGTTTGAAGAAGCCGAAGAACTGCGCGGGGTTATGCGCCGCCACAACCTGACTTTTATCCAGCTCATCGCCCCCACCACTTCGCCCCAACGCGCCTTGAAACTCCTGAAAGACGCGGATGGTTTTGTATATTACATCATGGTCAAGGGCGTCACGGGGCGCCGCTCCAGATTGAGCTCCGGATTAAACGCCCAACTGGCAAAATTGCGTTCCCTCACAAACGCCCCGCTCGCGGCCGGGTTCGGCATCAGCAACGCCGCCCAGGCGCGGATGGCCGCCAGGCATGCGGATGCGATCGTCGTGGGGAGCGCGCTGGTGGAAGCGGCGCGGAAAAACAGGCTGAGGGCCTATGTGCGCGCGCTGGCCAAGGCTATGCACTGATTAATACTTTCGCTCCGGTTTGAACGGCTTTTACAATTTACATCCGAACCCGGCAATCTCCTTTTTCCGTCAGGCGTTTCTCCAATTCGGCCTTCAAAAGCAACGCCAGAAA from Kiritimatiellia bacterium includes these protein-coding regions:
- the trpA gene encoding tryptophan synthase subunit alpha; amino-acid sequence: MNRITAKFEELKKQGRKALIGYLTAGDPDLKTSAQFMRAALANGVDILEIGVPFSDPTADGPAIQAAGQRALKTGVNLRQILDMAGKLRRSFDNPFILFSYLNPLFSYGYEKICAEAARKGIDGLLVVDLPFEEAEELRGVMRRHNLTFIQLIAPTTSPQRALKLLKDADGFVYYIMVKGVTGRRSRLSSGLNAQLAKLRSLTNAPLAAGFGISNAAQARMAARHADAIVVGSALVEAARKNRLRAYVRALAKAMH